The sequence GCGGCCGGCCGCCCGGGTACGGCCGTGCTCGCGCTGCTCGCGGCGGCCGCGGGCTCGCTCTGCCCTCCGATCGGGCCGACGATGCGCGCGGTGTGGAGCGCGCTGGCTCCCGACGAGGCTTTGCTGCAAAGGGCGTTCAGCCTCGACACCGTCGCGGAGGAACTGCTCTTCCTGGTCGGCCCGCTGATCGCGGTGGCGATGCACCCGGTGCCGGCGCTGGCTCTGTCGGGCCTGCTGATCGCGGCCGGCTCGTGCGCGCTGGCGGCCTCCCCTGCGGCGCGGCTGATGGCGGCGGCGGGCCACGGTGCGCCGGAAGGGCGGAAGGGCCAGGTGCGGCGCCGGCTGCGGCTGCTGTCCGCGGAGGGCGCGGGCGTACGGCGGGCGGCCGGCGCGGCGCTGGCCGTGGGTGCGTGCCTGGGCGGCATCGACCTGTACGTCATCGCGTGCGCGGACCGGGCGCACCACCCGGGCGCGGTCGGGTGGGTGCTGGCCGGTCAGTCCGCGGGCAGCGCGATCGGGGGGCTGCTGCACGGGCGGATGACGTGGCGGCGCTCGGCCGCGGGAAGGCTGTCGCCGCTGCTGGCGGCGCTGGCCGCGCTGCTCGCCGTGGACGCGGCCGCCTCGGGTGCGCTGCCGCTGCTCGCGGTGTGCGTCGCGGCGACGGGCACGCTGATGGCGCCCGCCTTGTCCACGGCGTACCTGGCGGCGGCCCGGCTGGCCCCTGACGGCACCGCGACCCGAGCCACCGGCTGGGTCAACTCGGCGGTGAACGCCGGTTCGTCGGCGGGCGGCGCGCTCGCCGCCGTCCTGGTGGCGACGGCCCCGCTGCCGGTCTGCTTCCTGGCGACCGCGGCCGTACCGGCGCTCGGCGCGCTCAAGGCAGGAGCCCGCGGCCGGAATAGGCGGGTAAGGACCACGACCCCCTGATTTCGCCCATTACCTCATACGGTACAATTCTTTACCTGACCAATACCAACGGGCAGGTGAGCGGGAGGGATGGCGGCATGGTGCGGTACGAAACGACCACCGCGTGCTCGCCCGTCGTTCCCGGCGTTCTGCGGGGCGGACCGGCGGGCAGCGCATGGGCGATGCCCGCCGGGTGCGCGCCACGCGACCGGGTTCCCGATATCGGCGCCTGAGGTCCGCGCGGTTCCTCCGCCGGACCCGGCGCCCCGCACCCTGTCCCCCACGTGGCGTCTCCGCCGTCCGTGGCGGGTTCGCACAACCCGCGACCGTGACCTGGCGCGTCGTGCCCGGCCGCCGCCAGGCGACCGGGCACGACGCGACACGCACGCCCCGCACACCTCTCCGCACGCACACACGCACACACGCACACACGCACACACGCACACACGCAGGATTCCGTCCCCCACCCCCGTACGCCCCTTGGAGCACGCCATGGGCCTGTCGGCTCACGTTCGCAAGACCCCGCTGCCCGGTGTCGGCAGCCGCTACGACCTCGACACCGACGCCGGCGGGCACCTGTCGGTCGTCGTACACCAGGACGGGCGGCGCGTGCTCGCGCTGCGCGACCCGCAGGACGACGACGCGTGCACCGACGCCGTCCCGCTGACCGAGGCCGAGGCCGGGGCGCTGGCCCGGCTGCTGCTGCCGGACCCGGTGGCGAAGCTGCGCCGCGCGCAGGTCGGCATCGACCTGGTCACCGAGCGGATCGAGATCGACAGCCGGTCGCCGTACGCCGGCCGCACGCTCGGCGCCACCCAGGCACGTACCCGCACCGGCGCCTCGATCGTCGCGGTGCTGCGGCGGACCTCGGCGCATCCGTCGCCGGCACCCGACTTCCGTTTCGCGCTCGGGGACACGCTCGTCGTCGTCGGCACTCGCGAGGGCGTGGACGCCGTCGCCGAACTCATCACCGGAGGATAGCCGCCCGTGCACAACACGACGTCCATGCTCGTCGAACTCGGGGCGATCATCCTCGCCCTGGGCCTGCTCGGCCGGTTCGCCGGCCGGGTGGGTTTCTCCCCGATCCCCCTCTACCTGCTCGCCGGGCTCGCCTTCGGCCAGGGCGGCATCCTCCCGCTGGACGCGAGCGAGGACTTCGTCGCCACCGGCGCGGAGATCGGCGTGGTCCTGCTGCTTCTCCTGCTGGGCCTGGAGTACAGCGCGTCGGAGCTGGTCACCAGTCTCAGGACCCAGTACCCCTCCGGCGCGGTGGACTTCGTGCTCAACGCGGTACCCGGCGCGGTCGCCGCGCTGCTGCTGGGCTGGGGCCCGGTCGCCGCGGTGGCGCTGGCCGGTGTCACCTGGATCTCCTCCTCGGGCGTCATCGCGAAGGTGATGCGCGACCTGCGCAGGCTCGGCAACCGGGAAACCCCGGTCATCCTGGGCGTGTTGGTGATCGAGGACCTGGCGATGGCGCTCTACCTGCCGATCCTCACCGCGCTGCTGGCCGGCGCCGGTCTGGCCGGCGGCACCGTCACCCTGCTGATCTCGCTGGGCACGGTCGGCGCGGTCCTCTACCTGGCGCTGCGGCACGGCCGCTTGATCAGCCGGGCGGTCTCCTCGGACAACCCCGAGATGCTGCTGCTCGTCGTGCTCGGCCTGACCCTGCTGGTGGCGGGTGTCGCCGAACGCCTCCAGGTCTCCGCGGCCGTCGGCGCGTTCCTGGTCGGCATCGCGCTGTCGGGTGACGTCGCCGAGGGCGCGAGCAACATCCTCACCCCACTGCGCGACCTGTTCGCCGCGGTGTTCTTCGTCTTCTTCGGACTGTCCACGGTCCCCGCCGACATCCCGCCGGTGCTCGTGCCCGCGCTGATCCTCGCGCTCGTGACCGCCATGACCAAGGTCGGCACCGGCTGGTTCGCCGCCCGCCGGGCCGGCATCAAGACCCCGGGACGATGGCGGGCCGGCGGCACCCTGGTGGCCCGCGGCGAGTTCTCCATCGTGATCGCCGGGCTCGCGGTCGCCAAGGAGCCGCGCATCGGCCCCCTCGCCACCGCCTACGTGCTGATCCTGGTCGTCCTCGGCCCGCTCAGCGCCCGCTTCACCGAGCCCCTGGCCCGCCGCGTCACCCCCCACCTGCCGCGACGGTTCGCGCCCGCCGCGCAACCCGCACCGGCCGGACCGTCCGAGGCCGCGCCCGCATCCACCGGTGACACGGCGCCCGATACGGCGCACGACGGCGAGGCCGGCGCCGACCTCGAACCGGAGCTCGGGTCCGACCTCGAAGCCGAACTCGGGCCCGAAATCGGCCCGGAGATAGGGCCGGAGGCCGCTCCCGCGAAGAGCTGACCCGGGGCCCGCACACCGCACAGCGCACACCACACCCGCCCACCCGCCGCCACGCCCGGCGGCCCCGCGCACCAACTCCCACCGGCACCGGCGACGATCGGGGGCACCATGACCGTGGACAACCTGCCGCAGACCTTCCTCACCGGCTATGCCGAGGTGCTGCTCAAGGCATCGGCCACCGGACGCCGACTCACCCGGGAGGAACTCAGCAGCCACCGGGCGATGGGTGCGAGGGCGGCCGAGGCGGGCTACGACTGGCGGCAGATCCTGCGCGAACACCTCGCGGCCGGGCGGGTCGTACGGCCGCGCTCGGCCGCGGACCTCGACGGCGTGCTGGCCACCGTCGGACAGGCGCTCGACGCGTTCGCCGACGGCTACCAGCGGGCCCAGCGCGCGGCCGCGCACACCCATGACGCGGCCCGGCGGGCGTTCATCGGCGGCCTGCTGTCCGGCACCTTCGACCCGGAGGCGCTGGCCGTGGACGCCGAGCGCTTCGGCCTGCAACTGTCGCACGCGCACAGCGTCGCGGTGGCGGTCGGCGTCGAACCGTACGACGACACGCACGCGGTGACGCGGAAGGTCAGCACCGACACGCTCAGCCGGTTCGGCAGCCGCGGGGTGCTGCTCGCCGCGGTGGACGGCGCGCTGGTGTGCGTGACACCGGGCGGGCAGGACGACGTGCCGGCCCACTTCGCCGAACGCGCGGTCGCCGCGGGTGCGGTCCGGGTCGCGATCGGCCGCGCGCGGCAGGGCGCCGCAGGGTGCGGGCACTCCTATCGCGAGGCGCTGGGCGTGCTGTCGGTGGCGGACCGGAT comes from Streptomyces sp. NBC_00448 and encodes:
- a CDS encoding PucR family transcriptional regulator, producing the protein MTVDNLPQTFLTGYAEVLLKASATGRRLTREELSSHRAMGARAAEAGYDWRQILREHLAAGRVVRPRSAADLDGVLATVGQALDAFADGYQRAQRAAAHTHDAARRAFIGGLLSGTFDPEALAVDAERFGLQLSHAHSVAVAVGVEPYDDTHAVTRKVSTDTLSRFGSRGVLLAAVDGALVCVTPGGQDDVPAHFAERAVAAGAVRVAIGRARQGAAGCGHSYREALGVLSVADRMAFEEPVLHAVDLLVFPVLTRDRQALTDLVQTMLGPLEQARGGARPLLRTLSVYFDAGCVTAEAARRLSLSVRALTYRLQRVRALTGSDPADPRHRYALQTAVIGARLLDWPENGP
- a CDS encoding cation:proton antiporter regulatory subunit, with translation MGLSAHVRKTPLPGVGSRYDLDTDAGGHLSVVVHQDGRRVLALRDPQDDDACTDAVPLTEAEAGALARLLLPDPVAKLRRAQVGIDLVTERIEIDSRSPYAGRTLGATQARTRTGASIVAVLRRTSAHPSPAPDFRFALGDTLVVVGTREGVDAVAELITGG
- a CDS encoding MFS transporter, which gives rise to MSSPDPAASYAAVFRLPHARVTFGAALAGRLGYGVLGLALVLSLTAAAGSLAAGGLLSTVFGTVSVVLGPARADLVDRWGARRALPSLALPFATALLALAWCAGPYSGAAGRPGTAVLALLAAAAGSLCPPIGPTMRAVWSALAPDEALLQRAFSLDTVAEELLFLVGPLIAVAMHPVPALALSGLLIAAGSCALAASPAARLMAAAGHGAPEGRKGQVRRRLRLLSAEGAGVRRAAGAALAVGACLGGIDLYVIACADRAHHPGAVGWVLAGQSAGSAIGGLLHGRMTWRRSAAGRLSPLLAALAALLAVDAAASGALPLLAVCVAATGTLMAPALSTAYLAAARLAPDGTATRATGWVNSAVNAGSSAGGALAAVLVATAPLPVCFLATAAVPALGALKAGARGRNRRVRTTTP
- a CDS encoding cation:proton antiporter, translated to MHNTTSMLVELGAIILALGLLGRFAGRVGFSPIPLYLLAGLAFGQGGILPLDASEDFVATGAEIGVVLLLLLLGLEYSASELVTSLRTQYPSGAVDFVLNAVPGAVAALLLGWGPVAAVALAGVTWISSSGVIAKVMRDLRRLGNRETPVILGVLVIEDLAMALYLPILTALLAGAGLAGGTVTLLISLGTVGAVLYLALRHGRLISRAVSSDNPEMLLLVVLGLTLLVAGVAERLQVSAAVGAFLVGIALSGDVAEGASNILTPLRDLFAAVFFVFFGLSTVPADIPPVLVPALILALVTAMTKVGTGWFAARRAGIKTPGRWRAGGTLVARGEFSIVIAGLAVAKEPRIGPLATAYVLILVVLGPLSARFTEPLARRVTPHLPRRFAPAAQPAPAGPSEAAPASTGDTAPDTAHDGEAGADLEPELGSDLEAELGPEIGPEIGPEAAPAKS